A window from Cryptomeria japonica chromosome 1, Sugi_1.0, whole genome shotgun sequence encodes these proteins:
- the LOC131874472 gene encoding uncharacterized protein LOC131874472 isoform X2 — translation MTDGWTDRRNRTLLNFLVSSGGSTMFLKSIDASSHVKNAAYLCEAIEEVIDEVGEENVVQVVTDNAASYVAAGKLLMERQPKIFWSPCAAHCLDLMLEDIGKLGWVKECVERAKNICKFIYNHALVLSIMRQYTGERELARPGITRFASNFLTLKSLLKSKASLRRMFVGEEWTSSSYATTTAGMDVVDCIFDEPGFWIPCAEIVQVTEPLVVLL, via the exons atgacagatggttggactgataggaggaatagaacactcctaaattttcttgtttccagcggag gatccaccatgtttttgaagtccatcgatgcttcctcacatgtcaaaaatgcggcatacttatgtgaggctattgaggaagttatagatgaggtgggggaagaaaatgtggtgcaagtggtgacggataatgcagcaagttatgttgctgcag gaaaacttttgatggagaggcaaccaaaaatcttttggtctccatgtgcggcccattgccttgaccttatgctggaggatataggtaagcttggatgggtgaaagaatgcgttgaaagggccaagaatatatgcaaatttatttacaatcatgcattggtccttagcattatgaggcaatacacaGGGGAAAGGGAGTTGGCTCGTCCTGGTATAACGAGATTTGCCTCAAATTTCCTCACATTGAAATCCTTGTTAAAATCAAAGGCATCTTTGAGGcgcatgtttgttggtgaggagtggacttcctcatcctatgctacgaccactgcagggatggatgtagtagattgcatttttgatgagccaggTTTTTGGATCCCTTGTGCAGAGATCGTGCAG gtcactgagcccctagtagttctcctatga
- the LOC131874472 gene encoding uncharacterized protein LOC131874472 isoform X1 has product MDRAKEAIRSIYAGVEDKYRPIWDIIDRRWHNQLHRPIHAAVYYLNPSFRFRADFKADEEVLSELYSVVQRMVTDTIATLLEMDAFNNASGAIFASQLCKEGRTKLQPDRWWQMFGPSTPNLQKIAIRILSQPCSASGCERNWSMFEHIHSKRRNRLSVERLNDLVFVHYNLRLRTRQILDDDSSPITLEEVDPESDWLTESTDPVFTDEDLEWVDQADREAEAVAMAEEEDRARSGTAPMATQTGTSQEETMATQSSRTYLRHLCRRQIDEAEPEPEP; this is encoded by the exons atggatagggccaaggaggccattagatccatatatgctggagttgaggataagtataggcccatttgggacataattgatagaagatggcataaccaacttcataggcccatccatgcagcagttTATTACCTCAATCCATCATTTCGTTTCCGTGCTGATTTCAaagcggatgaggaggttcttagcgaGCTATATTCAGTAGTACAACGGATGGTCACTGATACCATAGCTACACTTCTTGAGATGGATGCATTTAATAATGCATCAGGGGCAATCTTTGCCAGCCAATTGTGCAAAGAGGGTCGGACAAAATTGCAGCCAG atagatggtggcaaatgtttgggccttcaaccccaaaccttcaaaaaattgccatccgcatattgagccagccatgcagcgcttctggatgtgagcgcaactggagcatgttcgagcacatccactcgaagaggcgaaatagattgtctgtggagaggttgaatgatctagtctttgttcattacaacctccgtctcaggaccagacagattttggacgatgactcctctccgatcactctagaggaagtcgaccccgagtccgattggctcactgagtccaccgatccagtcttcactgatgaggaccttgagtgggttgaccaagcagacagagaggctgaggctgtggctatggcagaggaggaggatagagcacgatcaggcacagcacctatggctactcagactggcacatcacaggaagagactatggctactcagtcatccaggacctaccttagacacctttgtaggaggcagatagacgaggctgagcctgagcctgagccatag